The Actinocatenispora sera genome has a window encoding:
- a CDS encoding NmrA family NAD(P)-binding protein, which yields MRRILVTGATGATGGAVLQALAGRDVTVRAMQRKAGETALASADETAVADFDDRAALTAALADVDAAYLVTPSSEQAAQRQIRFLDAARAAGVGQVAILSQLAATADSPVRFLRWHAEVERYAAEHGPAHTILRPNLFLQGTLAFAGLIRATGGFGAPIGDATVSAVDVRDIGDAAAAVLTSDGHQGRTYDLTGPAAITHARLAEAISAATGRPVHFADVSPDEFAAQLRGALPDWQVDGLLEDYAHYRRGEAAAVSSAVPDLTGHPARSVDEFASAYADAFRA from the coding sequence ATGCGACGGATTCTGGTGACCGGCGCGACCGGCGCCACCGGCGGCGCGGTGCTGCAGGCGCTGGCCGGTCGCGACGTGACGGTGCGGGCGATGCAGCGCAAGGCCGGCGAGACCGCGCTGGCCAGTGCGGACGAGACGGCGGTGGCCGACTTCGACGACCGCGCTGCGCTGACTGCGGCGCTCGCCGACGTCGACGCGGCGTACCTGGTGACGCCGTCCTCGGAACAGGCGGCACAGCGGCAGATCCGGTTCCTCGACGCGGCCCGGGCGGCCGGCGTCGGCCAGGTCGCGATCCTGTCCCAGCTCGCCGCCACAGCCGACTCGCCGGTCCGGTTCCTGCGCTGGCACGCCGAGGTCGAGCGCTACGCGGCGGAGCACGGCCCGGCGCACACCATCCTGCGCCCCAACCTGTTCCTGCAGGGCACCCTGGCGTTCGCCGGCCTGATCCGGGCGACGGGTGGATTCGGCGCACCGATCGGCGACGCCACGGTCAGCGCCGTCGACGTGCGCGACATCGGCGACGCGGCCGCCGCCGTGCTGACCTCCGACGGCCACCAGGGCCGCACGTACGACCTCACCGGACCGGCGGCGATCACGCACGCCCGGCTGGCCGAGGCGATCTCGGCCGCCACCGGCCGGCCGGTGCACTTCGCCGACGTGTCGCCGGACGAGTTCGCCGCCCAGCTGCGCGGCGCGCTGCCCGACTGGCAGGTCGACGGCCTGCTGGAGGACTACGCGCACTACCGGCGCGGCGAGGCCGCCGCCGTCTCATCCGCGGTGCCGGACCTGACCGGGCACCCGGCGCGCAGCGTGGACGAGTTCGCGAGCGCCTACGCCGACGCCTTCCGCGCGTGA
- a CDS encoding aminopeptidase P family protein: MAREQFATGSHDWPPTEALDAFMSTGWADTERRELAQLPVAGFAAKRRDRLRAAFPGERIVVPAGRLKTRSADQDYRFRPHSNYVWLSGDQHAGSVLVVEPDGDTLFAPPRSRRDNGEFYRSRAGELWVGRRPSLAESAAELGLTTRDVADLESALRGTLPTRVLRGVDADVDALVPARDDGYAEDELAAVLAELRLVKDAYEIEQLQLACDSTARGFADVVRALDRAKATSERYLEGTFWRRARTEGNDVGYHSIVAAGPHATTLHWIANDGPVRDGDLLLLDAGVETRSLYTADITRVLPISGHFTPIQRDLYELNRAANDAALAELKPGAPYRNFHRAAMRVTAYGLADLGLLPCSAEEALDPASTIYRRWTLCGSGHMLGLDVHDCASARAGEYLDGTLAPGHVLTVEPGLYFQPDDELVPAAFRGLGYRIEENVLITADGYQLLSHALPRTAADVESWMSTVDTTP, from the coding sequence ATGGCCCGCGAGCAGTTCGCCACCGGCAGCCACGACTGGCCGCCGACCGAGGCGCTGGACGCGTTCATGAGTACCGGCTGGGCGGACACCGAGCGTCGCGAGCTGGCGCAGCTGCCGGTCGCCGGGTTCGCCGCCAAGCGCCGCGACCGGCTGCGGGCCGCGTTCCCCGGCGAGCGGATCGTGGTGCCGGCCGGGCGGCTCAAGACCCGCTCGGCCGACCAGGACTACCGGTTCCGGCCGCACTCCAACTACGTGTGGCTGTCCGGCGACCAGCACGCCGGCTCGGTACTGGTGGTCGAGCCGGACGGTGACACGCTGTTCGCGCCGCCGCGCTCGCGCCGGGACAACGGCGAGTTCTACCGCAGCCGGGCCGGCGAGCTGTGGGTGGGCCGCCGGCCGTCGCTCGCCGAGTCCGCCGCCGAACTCGGCCTGACCACCCGCGACGTGGCGGACCTGGAGTCCGCGCTGCGCGGCACGCTGCCCACCCGGGTGCTGCGCGGGGTCGACGCCGACGTGGACGCGCTGGTGCCGGCGCGCGACGACGGGTACGCCGAGGACGAGCTTGCCGCGGTGCTGGCCGAGCTGCGGCTGGTCAAGGACGCGTACGAGATCGAGCAACTCCAGCTGGCCTGCGACAGCACCGCCCGCGGCTTCGCCGACGTGGTGCGCGCGCTGGACCGGGCCAAGGCCACCTCGGAGCGGTACCTGGAGGGCACGTTCTGGCGGCGCGCCCGCACCGAGGGCAACGACGTCGGGTACCACTCGATCGTCGCGGCCGGCCCGCACGCGACCACGCTGCACTGGATCGCCAACGACGGCCCGGTCCGCGACGGCGACCTGCTGCTGCTCGATGCCGGGGTGGAGACCCGCTCGTTGTACACCGCGGACATCACCCGGGTGCTGCCGATCTCCGGCCACTTCACCCCGATCCAGCGCGACCTGTACGAGCTGAACCGGGCGGCGAACGACGCGGCGCTGGCGGAGCTGAAGCCGGGCGCGCCGTACCGCAACTTCCACCGCGCGGCGATGCGGGTCACCGCGTACGGCCTGGCCGACCTCGGCCTGCTGCCCTGCTCGGCGGAGGAGGCGCTGGATCCGGCCTCCACGATCTACCGGCGCTGGACGCTGTGCGGCTCCGGCCACATGCTCGGCCTGGACGTGCACGACTGCGCCTCGGCCCGGGCCGGCGAGTACCTGGACGGCACGCTCGCGCCCGGCCACGTGCTCACCGTCGAGCCCGGCCTGTACTTCCAGCCGGACGACGAGCTGGTGCCGGCCGCCTTCCGCGGTCTCGGGTACCGGATCGAGGAGAACGTGCTGATCACCGCGGACGGCTACCAGCTGCTGTCGCATGCGCTGCCCCGCACCGCCGCCGACGTCGAGTCCTGGATGTCCACAGTAGACACAACCCCCTGA
- a CDS encoding FAD-dependent monooxygenase: MSEDVVIAGAGPTGLLLAIELSLAGVRPLVLEALPERLPHNRANGLVGQVVRMLDRRGLYERIAGTPGPPAPAPQYMFGGLPLDLADLPDNPLYLLPVPQRQLEDVLEARARELGVPIRFGHRLTGLSQTADAATARVAGPDGEYELATAYLVGADGGHSATRKLAGIGFPGVSRDDSVSRSAHVHIPDELRDPATGGLRVPGHGVVPPFGYHRTEQGLFVYAPFPSGPPGLNTLEWNDLDTEGEFDLAGMHASVRRVLGVDVGFTAPTGPGPHLLRRLVGGHTRIAETYRSGRVLLVGDAAHVHAAVGGPGLNLGLQDAINLGWKLAAALGGRDDLLETYQAERRPVGERVVTHTQAQSALIASGPQTTALRSVLAELLADRPARLRLAELLAGADVRYPAEPDAHPLAGRWAPDLVLRTETGPVRLAELTAAGRPLLVDLTRGHDLAAELAAGTGRVEVVSAAPIDGAPTAMLLRPDCYLAWASDSADPDPAERAALRAAAGRWLAARRVVEPVA, translated from the coding sequence TGCTGGACCGGCGCGGCCTGTACGAGCGGATCGCCGGCACGCCGGGGCCGCCGGCACCGGCCCCGCAGTACATGTTCGGCGGGCTGCCCCTCGATCTCGCCGACCTGCCCGACAACCCGCTGTACCTGCTGCCGGTGCCGCAGCGGCAGCTCGAGGACGTGCTGGAGGCCCGGGCCCGCGAGCTCGGCGTACCGATCCGGTTCGGGCACCGGCTGACCGGCCTGAGCCAGACCGCCGACGCGGCCACCGCGCGGGTCGCCGGCCCGGACGGTGAGTACGAGCTGGCCACGGCGTACCTGGTGGGCGCGGACGGCGGGCACAGCGCCACCCGCAAGCTCGCCGGCATCGGCTTCCCGGGGGTGTCGCGGGACGACAGCGTCTCCCGGTCGGCGCACGTCCACATCCCCGACGAGCTGCGCGACCCGGCCACCGGCGGGCTGCGCGTGCCCGGCCACGGCGTCGTCCCGCCGTTCGGGTACCACCGCACCGAGCAGGGCCTGTTCGTGTACGCGCCGTTCCCGAGCGGTCCGCCCGGGCTGAACACGCTGGAGTGGAACGATCTGGACACCGAGGGTGAGTTCGATCTCGCCGGAATGCACGCGAGCGTACGGCGGGTGCTCGGCGTCGACGTGGGCTTCACGGCGCCGACCGGGCCGGGCCCGCACCTGCTGCGCCGGCTGGTCGGCGGCCACACCCGGATCGCCGAGACGTACCGGTCCGGCCGGGTGCTGCTGGTCGGTGACGCGGCGCACGTGCACGCCGCGGTCGGCGGCCCGGGGCTCAACCTCGGCCTGCAGGACGCGATCAACCTGGGCTGGAAGCTCGCCGCCGCGCTGGGCGGGCGGGACGACCTGCTGGAGACCTACCAGGCGGAGCGGCGTCCGGTGGGGGAGCGGGTCGTGACGCACACGCAGGCGCAGTCCGCGCTGATCGCGTCCGGACCGCAGACCACCGCACTGCGGTCGGTGCTGGCCGAGCTGCTCGCCGACCGGCCGGCCAGGCTGCGGCTGGCCGAGCTGCTCGCCGGCGCCGACGTGCGGTACCCGGCGGAGCCGGACGCGCACCCGCTGGCCGGTCGGTGGGCGCCGGACCTGGTGCTGCGCACCGAAACCGGACCGGTGCGGCTGGCCGAGCTGACCGCGGCGGGCCGCCCGCTGCTGGTCGACCTGACCCGCGGCCACGACCTCGCGGCCGAGCTTGCCGCCGGTACGGGTCGGGTCGAGGTGGTCAGCGCGGCGCCGATCGACGGGGCGCCGACGGCGATGCTGCTGCGGCCGGACTGCTACCTGGCGTGGGCCAGCGACTCAGCGGACCCGGACCCGGCGGAGCGGGCCGCACTGCGTGCCGCGGCCGGGCGCTGGCTCGCTGCGCGGCGGGTGGTCGAGCCGGTCGCGTGA
- a CDS encoding GNAT family N-acetyltransferase — translation MRNAILIRPAVVDDAAGIARVHRRSRAETMPYLPPQRRSQEQVTAWVRDAVLPSRRVLVAEVDGTLAGYAALAGTLLDALYLLPERRRRGLGSRLLAAVREYSPECLTLHVFEANVEARAFYARHGFVEVGRGDDNMERLPELTLCWRPGGGDRHVAAASQ, via the coding sequence TTCTCATCCGTCCGGCGGTCGTCGACGACGCGGCGGGCATCGCCCGGGTGCACCGGCGGTCCCGGGCCGAAACCATGCCGTACCTGCCACCGCAGCGGCGCAGTCAGGAGCAGGTGACGGCGTGGGTACGAGATGCCGTCCTGCCGTCCCGGCGCGTACTGGTGGCGGAGGTGGACGGCACGCTCGCCGGTTACGCGGCGCTGGCCGGAACCCTGCTCGACGCCCTGTACCTGCTGCCCGAGCGGCGCCGGCGTGGCCTCGGCTCGCGGCTGTTGGCCGCGGTGCGCGAGTACAGCCCGGAGTGCCTGACGCTGCACGTGTTCGAGGCCAACGTCGAGGCGCGCGCGTTCTACGCCCGGCACGGCTTCGTCGAGGTCGGGCGCGGCGACGACAACATGGAGCGGCTGCCGGAGCTGACGCTGTGCTGGCGCCCCGGCGGTGGGGACCGTCACGTTGCTGCCGCATCACAGTGA
- a CDS encoding TetR/AcrR family transcriptional regulator, which produces MTRPSDRAPAPSEAATPPDAPSGAWTPSSAGTPRKAPSGAGTPSGAGTPSGAGAPRGAGTPPDAPAPPGRRERQRAATRAEIVARARTQLAQRGVPGLSLNGIARAMGMSGPAIYRYFDSRAALVTALATVGFEELAAAVTAAAEAARRRRPAGRLRAVAGAYRDWALADPAVYRVMLADPYGDGHLADPAVVTASQQAMRVLLELVAALDRPLPPAPPRLRGEVAEWARSRDTAVEPTVAAAAIRLWVRLHGIVGMELEGVLAAVGIDAATLVDAELDQFLGDA; this is translated from the coding sequence GTGACGCGACCGAGCGACCGCGCCCCCGCGCCGAGCGAGGCCGCGACGCCACCGGACGCGCCGAGCGGGGCATGGACGCCGAGCAGCGCCGGCACGCCGCGGAAAGCGCCGAGCGGGGCCGGGACGCCGAGCGGGGCCGGGACGCCGAGCGGGGCCGGGGCGCCGCGCGGGGCCGGGACGCCGCCGGACGCGCCGGCGCCCCCGGGCCGGCGGGAGCGGCAGCGCGCGGCGACCCGGGCGGAGATCGTGGCACGGGCCCGCACCCAGCTCGCACAGCGCGGCGTACCGGGGCTGTCGCTGAACGGCATCGCCCGCGCCATGGGCATGTCCGGCCCGGCGATCTACCGCTACTTCGACTCCCGCGCCGCGCTGGTGACCGCGCTCGCGACGGTCGGCTTCGAGGAACTGGCCGCGGCGGTGACCGCGGCCGCCGAGGCGGCGAGGCGGCGCCGGCCGGCCGGGCGGCTGCGGGCGGTGGCCGGCGCATACCGGGACTGGGCGCTCGCCGACCCGGCGGTCTACCGGGTGATGCTGGCCGACCCGTACGGGGACGGGCATCTTGCCGACCCGGCGGTGGTGACCGCGTCGCAGCAGGCCATGCGGGTACTGCTGGAGCTGGTCGCGGCGCTCGACCGGCCGCTGCCGCCGGCCCCGCCCCGGCTGCGCGGCGAGGTCGCCGAGTGGGCCCGCAGCCGGGACACGGCCGTCGAGCCCACGGTCGCCGCGGCCGCGATCCGGCTCTGGGTGCGGTTGCACGGGATCGTCGGGATGGAGCTGGAGGGCGTGCTCGCCGCGGTGGGCATCGACGCCGCGACCCTGGTCGACGCCGAGCTGGACCAGTTCCTCGGCGACGCGTGA